The Corynebacterium marinum DSM 44953 genome contains the following window.
AATCGGAGACGAGGAATTTCTCGACTCCGGTGAGATAGTGGACGTCGATGGCGTCGCCGTACCACCATTTCGGGGGCTGGGTGAGCACGAGCGCCGCCCAGGTGAACACCAGGGCGGAGAGCGCGACGGGGGCGCGCAGGACCGTCAGGCAGCGCCATGCCAGCACCGGGAGGATCAGCGTCAGCCAGATCCAGTGGTGCGACCAGGACACCGGGGAGATCAGCAGCATGATGAGGGCGTTGACCAGGGCGGCGTCGACAAGCATGTCGCGCCGGAAGAGCGCGACCATCAGCCACCCGCCGAGCACGATCGTCAGCAGCGCCGCCACCAGCCAGATGACGTTGGTCAGGGTGCTGTTCGCGTCGAGTGCCGCGTCACTGGTCCACCAGCGCATGAGCATGCCCTTGAGCGAGCTGTTGGACTGGTAGACGGTGCTCACGCCGAACTCGCTGTCGGTGCCCATACCCAGCAGCACAGTGGAGAAGTAGTCGACGGTGGCGTCCCAGCGGATCAGGGCCGCGACGCCCGTGGCGAGGAGCGCGGAGGCCCCAGCGACGAGGATCGCGCGGAAATCACGGCGCAGCAGGAAGAACAGCAGCATCGCCAGGGGAGTGATCTTGATGGCCGCGGCGATGCCGATGAGGCTGCCCTGCGGCAGGAAACGCTTGCGCGGCACCAGGTCGAGGATCACCAGCGCCATGATCACCACGTTGATCTGCGCGAACCCGGAGTTCAGCCACACCGGCTCGATGAGCAGCGCCACCGGCCAGGTCGCCGCTGTGAGGGCGGCGAGACTCAGCTTGTCGACGCTCCCGCGGGCCACCGCCCCCAGCACGAACCACAGGCAGGCGATGATCAGCGCCGAAGAGACCATGATCATGATGTCGCCGGCGAGATCGCTGTGGATGACGTCGAAAATGCTCAACGGCACGAGGATGAGGGCGCCGAACGGGGGGTAGATGAACGGCAGCGCCAGGTCACCTGCGTACATGGGCACGGAGTACATCTCTCCGCCCTCGAGGAAGGCGCGGACACCCGACCGGTAGATGATCATGTCGACGGGGAAGTCGGTGATCATCAGCTGCCGCCCGGTCACGCCGAAGCCCGCGACCAGTCCCAGGGCCGTCACCATCTTGAGAATGGTGTCCGTGGGAAGAATCGCGGGCTTGGGGGACGTGTCGGGGGAACTCACCCGGCCGATGTTAGTCGACCTGGCGGACCGCACCCTTATCGGCCGAGGTGGCCATGGCGGCGTAAGCACGCAGTGCCTTGGAGACCACGCGCTCGCGCTTCGGGGTCCACGGCTTCTCGCTGGCCTCCATCTCGGCGCGGCGGGCCTCGATCTCCTCGTCCGGCAGATCCAGCGAGAGCCGGCGCGTCTGCACGTCGATGGTGATCGGGTCGCCGTTGCGGACCAGCCCGATGATGCCGCCGTGGGCTGCCTCGGGGGAGATGTGGCCGATGGACAGCCCCGAGGTGCCGCCGGAGAAGCGGCCGTCGGTGATCAGCGCGCAGGCCTCGCCCAGGCCAGCTCCCTTGAGGAAGGACGTCGGGTGCAGCATCTCCTGCATGCCCGGGCCGCCGGCCGGACCCTCGTAGCGGATGACCACGACCTCGCCGGGCTGGACCTCCCGCTTGAGGATGGTGGAGACGGCCGCTTCCTGGGAGTCGACGACGCGGGCCGGACCCGTGAAAGTCCAGAGCTCCTCCTTGACTCCGGCGGTCTTGAGCACGGAGCCGTCCGGGGCGAGGTTGCCGCGCAGGACCACCAGGCCGCCGTCGGCGGAGTGCGCGTGCTCCACGTCGTGGATGCAGCCGTCCGCCGCGTCGGTGTCCAGCGAGCTCCACCTGTTGTCCGTGGAGAAGGGCTGGGTGGTGCGGACGCCGCCCGGGGCGGCGTGGAAGAGCTCCACGGCCTGCTCGGTCGCCTTGTCGCCGCGGACGTCCCAGTCATCCAGCCACTCGCCGAGCGAGTCGTAGGAGATGGTGTGGACGTCCTCGTTGAGCAGGTTCGCCCGGCGCAGCTCGCCCAGGATCGCGGGGATGCCTCCTGCGCGGTGGACGTCCTCGACGTGGTAGATGCCGTTCGGGGCGACCTTGGACAGGCACGGGACCCGGTGGGAGATCTCCTCGATGTCCGAGAGGGTGAAGTCGATCTCGCCTTCCTGCGCGGCGGCGAGGGTGTGCAGGATGGTGTTGGTGGAACCGCCCATGGCCATGTCCAGCGCCATGGCGTTGCGGAAGGCGTTCTTGGTGGCCACGTTGCGCGGCAGGACGGACTCGTCCTCCCCGCCGTAGTAACGGCGGCACAGCTCGACGATGGTCTCGCCGGCCTGCTCGAACAGCTGGCGGCGCGCGGAGTGCGTGGCCAGGGTGGTGCCGTTGCCCGGCAGCGACAGCCCGAGGGCCTCGGTGAGGCAGTTCATCGAGTTCGCGGTGAACATGCCGGAGCAGGAGCCGCAGGTCGGGCAGGCGGACTCCTCGATGGTGGCCAGGTCAGCGTCGGAGACGGCGTCGTTCGCGGAGGCGGCGATGGCGGTGATCAGGTCGGTGGGAGCCTGGGCCACGCCGTCCACGACGACGGCCTTGCCGGCCTCCATCGGGCCGCCGGAGACGAAGACCGCGGGGATGTTCAGCCGCAGCGCGGCGTTGAGCATACCCGGGGTGATCTTGTCGCAGTTGGAGATGCAGACCATGGCGTCGGCGGTGTGCGCGTTGACCATGTACTCGACGGAATCGGCGATGATCTCGCGGCTGGGCAGCGAGTAGAGCATGCCGCCGTGGCCCATGGCGATGCCGTCGTCGACGGCGATGGTGTGGAACTCCTTCGGCACGCCGCCGGCGGCGCGGACGGCGTCGGCGACGATGTCGCCGACGTTCTTCAGGTGCACGTGACCCGGGACGAACTGGGTGTAGGAGTTGACGATCGCGACGATCGGCTTGCCGAACTCCTCTTCCTTGGTGCCGGTGGCGCGCCACAGGGCACGGGCGCCTGCGGCGTTACGGCCGACGGTGGTGACGCGGGAACGAAGCGGGATCACTGAATGCTCCTTGAATTATCTGTGTTATCGGGGAGGTCCTTCGCAGGGAGGTCCTCGGCGGCCTCCCTCGCGGCCTGACGAGCAGCGTACTCCTCCTTGGTCACGAGGATTTCCTCGCCGTCGCGCCGGATGATGGTCACCTTGTCGTCGGCGGCCTCCCGGGCGGAGGTGAGCACGTCCGGAATCCGGCCGCGCGACGCCTTCGACAGCTCCGGCAGGGAGTTGAAGGAGATGCCGGGCATCGGGTGCGTGCGGCCGTCCTTGGTGGTCAGCAGCGCGCGTGCGCCCTTGAACCCGATTCCGGCCAGCTTGTCCCAGCCGATGGAGCGGGATCCGCGGAAGGCGTACCGGATATCGACGCCGTCTTCCCCCACCGTCGTCCGGGCCCGCAGGACCCAGTAGAGGAAGGCCAGGGGGATGAGGAGGATCCAGAACAGGTAGAGCGGGGCGGACCCGATGATCAGCAGTGAGATGCCGATCATCAGGACGGCAGCGAGGACGTTGGTTCGTTCCGGCTGGAACTGCACGGAATCTGCGGGCGCAGCGTCTGAACTCATGCGGCCCATGCTAGTTGAGGGTGGTGGGCGCGCCGGTCTCCGGGGTGACCTGCGGCTGCGTCCCCGTTTCCGTTCCTGCTCCCGTCCCCGTTTCCGGGGCGGGCGCCTGGTTCGGCTGCGGTTGCTGGGCCGGGGCGGTGCCCTGGCCGGGTGCCGGCGTCGTGGTGCCCTCCTGGGTGGGGATCGGCTGCGTGGGCGTCGGGGTCGCCGGCTGCGTGGGCACGGTGGGCTCGGGGGCGACGTCCGGCGTGGGAGCGGCGGGCGGGGTGGTGGGGGCGGTGTTCGCCGCCGGCGGGGCGAGAATCCCGGAGGGCCCTTCCCCGTCCTCGCCAGCCTCGACTGTCAGGCTCTTGAGCACCAGGAGCACGTAGAGCGCGGCGAAGAGGTACGTCGTGGAGGGGCGGACCCGGCCGCCGACGGAGGCGAGGCGGTTCCACCGGGAGTTCGGGGAGGTGTTGCGGAATACGCCGCCTGCCGGGGTTTCCTCCTCGACGGTGTCCTCGGGCTCGTCGCCCTGGACACCGCGGTCGACGACGGCCGGGTCGCGGCCCTCCTCGTCCGCGAATTCCGGCGGGACGGTCGACTCCTCGTCTCCGGCGGAGTCGTGGACGCCGGGCATGGGGGCGTCGATGAGCGGGGCGCCGGACATGGCTCGGGTGGTGACCGACTCGACGCGGTCCTTCACGTCGCCGGTGATGGTCGGGGCGGAACCGTACTCGCTCCAGAACTCGTCGAGGATCTCGGCGCGGATGGCGCGTTCGACCAGCCACTGGGAGCCTGCCTGGACCTGGATCATGAAGCGCATGTCCATGGTCCACGGCATGCCGACGGTCGCCGGTGGTGTGACGTTGACCGCCGGGTGGACGTCGAGTTCGCCGATGAGCTCCTTCGCCACATCCGGGCGGCGCAGGGCGCGGCGGGTGGCGGCTTCGGAGCGGTCGATGGCCTCCTTCGTGTCGGTGGATCCCAACAGGGGGACGGGCATGACCACGACGGCGCGGGACCAGTAGTTGGAGGAGTTGATGGCCACCCGGGCGGTGGAGTTGGAGACGATGACCGTCTCCTGCGCGAGTGTGCGGATGCGGGTGGCGCGCATCGTGACCTGGATGACGGTGCCTTCGACGACGATGCCGTTGCCCTCGAAGCGGACCCAGTCGCCGACGCCGAACTGTTTCTCCGTGAGGATGAACAGGCCGGCGAGGAAGTCGGCGATGATCGACTGCGCGCCGAAGCCGACGGCCGCGGAGACCACGGTGGCGGGGATGGCGGCGCCGGCCAGGGAGAAGCCGAGGGTCTGCAGGAGAAAAACCAGCAGCACGAAGAAGGCGATGATCTGGGCGATGTAGACGGCCACGCCGGTCAGGGCCAGCCGTGCCTTCGACTCGTCCGCGTCGGTGTTCTCCTCGATGCCGTGGGCCAGCCATCGCTGGGCGAAGCGGGCGACACGAGGGATAAGGAGGGCGATGACGAGCAGGATCGCGAGGGTGAGGCCCACATCGGCGACCCACCGCCAGGCACTGGTGAGTAGATAGGTGACGGGCATGCCGACCACGATACGACTTCCGCAAAATCGGTGTGTATGATCGTGACCATGATCAACATTCGACTCGTGGTAGTAGCTGCGCGGCGCCTGCCGTAACGACTCGCTACCCGGTCGTATCGACAAGCGCCCTCGACAGCACCCACCATCAGTGCCTGTTCGGGGGCTTTGTCATTAGTGGTCATCAGTGGTCAACAATGGTCACAGACAACTTTTGTCGCCGCCCGCCGTCCGGCGTCGCCGCCCCGCACCAGGGGGGTCGGCTCCCGGACAGCGTCCCCAACTGCATTGTCCTTGTGAATTAGGAGCTAAATAACGTGGCAGCTTCGCAATCGCCCACCCCGGCCACGGTCGCCAAGAAGGCCCCGGGTGCGGCAGCCGCCCCGGAGCGGATGACCGGTGCCCAGGCGATCGTCAGGTCCCTCGAGGAGCTGGGCACCGATATCGTCTTCGGCCTGCCCGGAGGAGCCATCCTCCCCCTGTACGATCCCCTGTTCTCGTCCACCAGGCTGCGTCACGTGCTGGTGCGCCATGAGCAGGGCTCGGGCCACGCCGCCACCGGTTACGCCCAGGTCACCGGCAAGGTCGGCGTGTGCATCGCCACCTCCGGCCCGGGCGCGACCAACCTGGTCACCCCGCTGGCCGACGCCAATCTGGACTCCGTCCCGATGGTCGCCATCACGGGCCAGGTCGGCCGGAGCCTGCTGGGCACGGACGCCTTCCAGGAGGCGGACATCCGGGGAATCACCATGCCGATCACGAAGCACAACTTCATGGTCACCGACCCCAACGACATCGCCCGCACCCTGGCCGAGGCATTCCACCTCGCGCTGACGGGGCGCCCGGGCCCGGTCCTGGTGGACGTCCCGAAGGACATCCAGAACGCGGAGTTCGACTTCGTCTGGCCGCCGAAGATGGACCTGCCGGGCTACAAGCCGGTCACCACGCCGCACTCCCGCCAGATCACCCAGGCGGTCCAGCTCATCTCCGAGGCTGAGCGTCCCTGCCTCTACATCGGCGGCGGTGTCATCAAGGCCGACGCCAACCGGGAGCTGCTGGAGTTCGCCGAGTACACGGGCATCCCGGTCGTGACCACCCTGATGGCACTGGGCGCTTTCCCGGAGTCCCACCCGCTGCACATGGGTATGCCCGGCATGCACGGCACCGTCCCGGCCATCGGTGCGATGCAGCGTTCCGACCTGCTCATCGCCATCGGCGCGCGTTTCGACGACCGCGTCACCGGCAACCTCGAGTACTTCGCCCCGGACGCCAAGGTCATCCACGCGGACATCGATCCGGCCGAGATCGGCAAGATCCGCGAGGTCGCCGTCCCGATCGTCGGCGACGCCCGGGAGGTCCTCTCCGCTTTGCTGCGCACCTACCGCTCCCAGAAGAACCTCAACACACCGGCCGTCGGCCCGTGGGTCGAGTACCTCACCGAGCTCAAGGGGCGCTTCCCGCGGGGTTACGAGGAGCAGTCCGACGGCATGCTCTCCCCGCAGTTCGTCATCGAGACGCTGTCGAAGGAGGTCGGGCCGGACGCCATCTACGTCGCCGGCGTCGGCCAGCACCAGATGTGGGCAGCGCAGTTCATCGACTTCGAGCAGCCGCGCACCTGG
Protein-coding sequences here:
- a CDS encoding glycosyltransferase 87 family protein yields the protein MSSPDTSPKPAILPTDTILKMVTALGLVAGFGVTGRQLMITDFPVDMIIYRSGVRAFLEGGEMYSVPMYAGDLALPFIYPPFGALILVPLSIFDVIHSDLAGDIMIMVSSALIIACLWFVLGAVARGSVDKLSLAALTAATWPVALLIEPVWLNSGFAQINVVIMALVILDLVPRKRFLPQGSLIGIAAAIKITPLAMLLFFLLRRDFRAILVAGASALLATGVAALIRWDATVDYFSTVLLGMGTDSEFGVSTVYQSNSSLKGMLMRWWTSDAALDANSTLTNVIWLVAALLTIVLGGWLMVALFRRDMLVDAALVNALIMLLISPVSWSHHWIWLTLILPVLAWRCLTVLRAPVALSALVFTWAALVLTQPPKWWYGDAIDVHYLTGVEKFLVSDFVWLGIAVLVAWAFALRRVKPAG
- the ilvD gene encoding dihydroxy-acid dehydratase, whose protein sequence is MIPLRSRVTTVGRNAAGARALWRATGTKEEEFGKPIVAIVNSYTQFVPGHVHLKNVGDIVADAVRAAGGVPKEFHTIAVDDGIAMGHGGMLYSLPSREIIADSVEYMVNAHTADAMVCISNCDKITPGMLNAALRLNIPAVFVSGGPMEAGKAVVVDGVAQAPTDLITAIAASANDAVSDADLATIEESACPTCGSCSGMFTANSMNCLTEALGLSLPGNGTTLATHSARRQLFEQAGETIVELCRRYYGGEDESVLPRNVATKNAFRNAMALDMAMGGSTNTILHTLAAAQEGEIDFTLSDIEEISHRVPCLSKVAPNGIYHVEDVHRAGGIPAILGELRRANLLNEDVHTISYDSLGEWLDDWDVRGDKATEQAVELFHAAPGGVRTTQPFSTDNRWSSLDTDAADGCIHDVEHAHSADGGLVVLRGNLAPDGSVLKTAGVKEELWTFTGPARVVDSQEAAVSTILKREVQPGEVVVIRYEGPAGGPGMQEMLHPTSFLKGAGLGEACALITDGRFSGGTSGLSIGHISPEAAHGGIIGLVRNGDPITIDVQTRRLSLDLPDEEIEARRAEMEASEKPWTPKRERVVSKALRAYAAMATSADKGAVRQVD
- a CDS encoding PH domain-containing protein codes for the protein MSSDAAPADSVQFQPERTNVLAAVLMIGISLLIIGSAPLYLFWILLIPLAFLYWVLRARTTVGEDGVDIRYAFRGSRSIGWDKLAGIGFKGARALLTTKDGRTHPMPGISFNSLPELSKASRGRIPDVLTSAREAADDKVTIIRRDGEEILVTKEEYAARQAAREAAEDLPAKDLPDNTDNSRSIQ
- a CDS encoding mechanosensitive ion channel family protein, which codes for MPVTYLLTSAWRWVADVGLTLAILLVIALLIPRVARFAQRWLAHGIEENTDADESKARLALTGVAVYIAQIIAFFVLLVFLLQTLGFSLAGAAIPATVVSAAVGFGAQSIIADFLAGLFILTEKQFGVGDWVRFEGNGIVVEGTVIQVTMRATRIRTLAQETVIVSNSTARVAINSSNYWSRAVVVMPVPLLGSTDTKEAIDRSEAATRRALRRPDVAKELIGELDVHPAVNVTPPATVGMPWTMDMRFMIQVQAGSQWLVERAIRAEILDEFWSEYGSAPTITGDVKDRVESVTTRAMSGAPLIDAPMPGVHDSAGDEESTVPPEFADEEGRDPAVVDRGVQGDEPEDTVEEETPAGGVFRNTSPNSRWNRLASVGGRVRPSTTYLFAALYVLLVLKSLTVEAGEDGEGPSGILAPPAANTAPTTPPAAPTPDVAPEPTVPTQPATPTPTQPIPTQEGTTTPAPGQGTAPAQQPQPNQAPAPETGTGAGTETGTQPQVTPETGAPTTLN
- a CDS encoding acetolactate synthase large subunit is translated as MAASQSPTPATVAKKAPGAAAAPERMTGAQAIVRSLEELGTDIVFGLPGGAILPLYDPLFSSTRLRHVLVRHEQGSGHAATGYAQVTGKVGVCIATSGPGATNLVTPLADANLDSVPMVAITGQVGRSLLGTDAFQEADIRGITMPITKHNFMVTDPNDIARTLAEAFHLALTGRPGPVLVDVPKDIQNAEFDFVWPPKMDLPGYKPVTTPHSRQITQAVQLISEAERPCLYIGGGVIKADANRELLEFAEYTGIPVVTTLMALGAFPESHPLHMGMPGMHGTVPAIGAMQRSDLLIAIGARFDDRVTGNLEYFAPDAKVIHADIDPAEIGKIREVAVPIVGDAREVLSALLRTYRSQKNLNTPAVGPWVEYLTELKGRFPRGYEEQSDGMLSPQFVIETLSKEVGPDAIYVAGVGQHQMWAAQFIDFEQPRTWLNSGGLGTMGYAVPAAMGAKAGLPDKEVWAIDGDGCFQMTNQELTTAAVEDFPIKVALINNGNLGMVRQWQTLFYEGRYSNTKLGSGDTYVPDFVQLSEALGCAAIRVTKAEEVIPAIQKAREINDRPVVVEFIVGEDAQVWPMVAAGASNSDIEYARGLRPFFDEEESAGESPAAIDEVIDESFEQKEN